A region from the Malus domestica chromosome 07, GDT2T_hap1 genome encodes:
- the LOC103427491 gene encoding uncharacterized protein isoform X2 — protein MEVRLGFLIWVTVILTILDRVNSVSASCHFSVVDDDKLYNYTLDSPIPFFPHGVQSEDGFYKVAANETVLWFQDCVGASCCDMGSSALVSNNIGGYDVCTTIGRASSMDMNIIDRKNPNTGVIVKMSSSGLKFNCSLSVSVICDPNRVQGPHLLEKTGKCDYATVLTHPSGCAKIEYVHGRAWGWFGTLGIIILCLFGAYLLVGAAYRYIKLGVRGIHIIPNLDFWTTLRQSTQSLFASLLHKFRGSSHGHRSTYSPVNF, from the exons ATGGAAGTCCGACTCGGTTTTCTGATATGGGTTACGGTCATCTTAACGATTTTGGACCGAGTTAACTCGGTCTCCGCTAGCTGCCATTTCAGTGTCGTCGACGATGACAAGCTCTATAACTACACTTTGGACTCTCCCATCCCTTTCTTCCCTCACGGCGTCCAAAGCGAAGAtgg GTTCTACAAGGTGGCAGCAAATGAGACTGTGCTCTGGTTTCAG GATTGTGTGGGGGCATCATGCTGTGATATGGGTTCTAGTGCGCTTGTGTCAAACAACATAGGAG GTTACGATGTGTGCACTACCATTGGGCGTGCCTCAAGCATGGACATGAACATAATCG ACAGGAAGAATCCTAACACTGGTGTCATTGTTAAGATGTCAAGTAGTGGCCTGAAGTTCAACTGTTCGCTCTCTGTGTCTGTAATATGTGATCCAAATAGAGTTCAG GGGCCACATTTACTAGAGAAAACTGGGAAATGCGACTAC GCTACAGTATTAACGCATCCTTCTGGCTGTGCCAAGATTGAATACGTGCATGGAAGAGCGTGGGGCTGGTTTGGTACCTTAGGAATCAT AATCTTATGCCTTTTTGGAGCTTATCTGCTGGTTGGGGCAGCTTATCGATATATAAAACTTGGAGTTCGTGGAATACAC ATTATACCAAACTTGGACTTTTGGACCACCTTACGTCAAAGTACCCAG AGTCTGTTTGCATCCTTACTGCACAAATTTAGGGGATCTTCTCATGGTCATCGAAGCACCTATTCTCCTGTCAACTTTTGA
- the LOC103427491 gene encoding uncharacterized protein isoform X1, translating into MEVRLGFLIWVTVILTILDRVNSVSASCHFSVVDDDKLYNYTLDSPIPFFPHGVQSEDGFYKVAANETVLWFQLCNGMIFNHDPPRCVDCWDCVGASCCDMGSSALVSNNIGGYDVCTTIGRASSMDMNIIDRKNPNTGVIVKMSSSGLKFNCSLSVSVICDPNRVQGPHLLEKTGKCDYATVLTHPSGCAKIEYVHGRAWGWFGTLGIIILCLFGAYLLVGAAYRYIKLGVRGIHIIPNLDFWTTLRQSTQSLFASLLHKFRGSSHGHRSTYSPVNF; encoded by the exons ATGGAAGTCCGACTCGGTTTTCTGATATGGGTTACGGTCATCTTAACGATTTTGGACCGAGTTAACTCGGTCTCCGCTAGCTGCCATTTCAGTGTCGTCGACGATGACAAGCTCTATAACTACACTTTGGACTCTCCCATCCCTTTCTTCCCTCACGGCGTCCAAAGCGAAGAtgg GTTCTACAAGGTGGCAGCAAATGAGACTGTGCTCTGGTTTCAG CTTTGCAATGGAATGATTTTCAATCACGACCCACCTAGATGTGTTGATTGCTGG GATTGTGTGGGGGCATCATGCTGTGATATGGGTTCTAGTGCGCTTGTGTCAAACAACATAGGAG GTTACGATGTGTGCACTACCATTGGGCGTGCCTCAAGCATGGACATGAACATAATCG ACAGGAAGAATCCTAACACTGGTGTCATTGTTAAGATGTCAAGTAGTGGCCTGAAGTTCAACTGTTCGCTCTCTGTGTCTGTAATATGTGATCCAAATAGAGTTCAG GGGCCACATTTACTAGAGAAAACTGGGAAATGCGACTAC GCTACAGTATTAACGCATCCTTCTGGCTGTGCCAAGATTGAATACGTGCATGGAAGAGCGTGGGGCTGGTTTGGTACCTTAGGAATCAT AATCTTATGCCTTTTTGGAGCTTATCTGCTGGTTGGGGCAGCTTATCGATATATAAAACTTGGAGTTCGTGGAATACAC ATTATACCAAACTTGGACTTTTGGACCACCTTACGTCAAAGTACCCAG AGTCTGTTTGCATCCTTACTGCACAAATTTAGGGGATCTTCTCATGGTCATCGAAGCACCTATTCTCCTGTCAACTTTTGA